The following coding sequences are from one Kallotenue papyrolyticum window:
- a CDS encoding magnesium transporter CorA family protein gives MAVKQLRALRPAPAPALPPPTPRVQTIIHGDLEWIDIQHPTLAEMNELRQRFGFHPLNLEDCLSKVQRPKIDSYPEQGYLFVVLHFPRFNKRTRHSEPAEVDLFVGRGYLITVHDGQLKPLAQLLHAAQTDEALRARLMGRGSGYLLYRVIDRLVDYIFPILGKVDEHIEYIENGIFDRNTRDLVQHLSLVRRDIIALRRIIKPNIPVLRLLTAREWPFLRVDEDIYFGDILDHLDKQWDMLEDAKDIIEGLNSTLDSLTSHRINEVMKILTIISVILLPMTLLASVYGMNVDLPLDEHPAAFSVVVCLMLGAALGMLFFFRIKKWI, from the coding sequence ATGGCTGTCAAGCAGTTGCGGGCACTTCGTCCGGCGCCTGCGCCCGCGTTGCCGCCGCCGACGCCTCGGGTACAGACCATCATCCACGGCGATCTGGAGTGGATCGACATCCAGCATCCGACGCTGGCGGAGATGAACGAACTGCGCCAACGCTTCGGCTTCCATCCGCTCAACCTGGAAGACTGCCTAAGCAAAGTTCAGCGCCCCAAAATCGATAGCTACCCCGAACAAGGCTATCTCTTCGTGGTGTTGCACTTCCCGCGCTTCAACAAGCGCACGCGCCATTCCGAGCCTGCTGAGGTCGATCTCTTTGTCGGGCGCGGCTATCTGATCACCGTGCATGATGGCCAACTCAAGCCGCTGGCGCAACTGCTGCACGCCGCTCAAACCGACGAGGCCCTGCGCGCGCGACTGATGGGACGCGGTTCGGGCTATCTGCTCTATCGCGTCATTGATCGGTTGGTGGATTATATCTTCCCGATCCTTGGCAAAGTCGATGAGCATATCGAATACATCGAAAACGGTATCTTCGATCGCAATACACGCGATCTGGTGCAACATCTTTCCCTGGTGCGGCGCGATATTATTGCGCTGCGACGGATCATCAAGCCCAACATCCCGGTGCTGCGCCTGCTGACCGCGCGCGAATGGCCGTTCTTGCGCGTCGATGAGGATATCTACTTCGGCGATATCCTTGATCATCTCGACAAGCAATGGGATATGCTCGAAGATGCCAAAGATATCATCGAGGGCCTTAACAGCACGCTTGATAGCCTGACCTCGCACCGCATCAATGAAGTGATGAAAATTCTGACGATCATCTCGGTCATCCTGCTGCCGATGACGCTGCTGGCCAGCGTCTACGGCATGAACGTTGATCTGCCGCTGGATGAGCATCCCGCCGCTTTCAGCGTAGTAGTGTGTCTGATGCTGGGCGCGGCGCTGGGCATGCTCTTCTTTTTTCGCATCAAGAAATGGATCTGA
- a CDS encoding class I SAM-dependent methyltransferase, with product MNIVFDRAVSFYDRTRGLPPAAEAALADVLRAGTPLRPGSRVLELGVGTGRIALPLVRQNRYCYTGIDLSRAMMEELRRKLTNERIDLVQADMACLPFAAESFEAVVAVHVFHLVERWQAALEEVRRVLPSGGVLLAGASQHDDASQIRELRRKLDELAGGGAARRAAGLLDWDGVARELEARFGPAREVRTPSWRTELTPRAIIDAYIARIWSSTWLVSDAALQHTAQEVRRWAQERWGSLDAPLIDEQHFVWRIFTC from the coding sequence ATGAACATTGTTTTTGATCGGGCCGTCAGCTTCTACGATCGCACGCGTGGGCTGCCACCCGCCGCCGAAGCTGCCCTGGCCGACGTATTGCGCGCTGGCACACCCCTCAGGCCGGGCAGCCGCGTGCTGGAGCTTGGTGTTGGCACGGGGCGAATCGCGCTGCCGCTGGTACGACAGAATCGCTATTGCTACACCGGCATCGATCTGTCGCGCGCGATGATGGAGGAGTTGCGGCGCAAGCTGACGAACGAGCGCATCGATCTGGTGCAGGCCGATATGGCCTGCCTGCCGTTCGCGGCTGAGTCGTTCGAGGCAGTGGTGGCCGTGCATGTGTTTCATCTGGTCGAGCGCTGGCAGGCGGCGCTGGAGGAGGTACGGCGCGTGCTGCCATCCGGCGGTGTATTGCTGGCCGGTGCCAGTCAGCACGATGATGCATCCCAGATCCGCGAGCTGCGGCGCAAACTGGATGAGCTGGCCGGGGGCGGGGCTGCGCGCCGCGCTGCCGGTCTGCTCGACTGGGATGGTGTCGCGCGCGAACTTGAAGCGCGCTTCGGCCCGGCGCGCGAGGTGCGTACCCCTAGCTGGCGCACCGAGCTGACGCCGCGTGCGATCATCGACGCCTACATCGCACGCATCTGGTCATCGACCTGGCTCGTCAGCGACGCGGCCTTGCAGCATACGGCGCAGGAGGTACGTCGCTGGGCGCAAGAGCGCTGGGGCAGCCTGGACGCGCCATTAATCGATGAGCAACACTTTGTCTGGCGTATCTTCACGTGTTGA
- a CDS encoding gamma carbonic anhydrase family protein has protein sequence MSHWPDITDRLVIDPSAYISPHAYVRGHVTIGADSSVWPMAVIRGDEGEIRIGARTNVQDGCVLHADPDAYLTIGDDVTLGHGAIVHGCTIEDFVLIGMGAVVLNHARIGTGSIIGARALVPEGMVVPPGSLVLGVPGTIRPLRPEQRERIARPARNYVALKALYLERGDS, from the coding sequence ATGAGTCACTGGCCCGACATCACCGACCGGTTGGTGATCGATCCCAGCGCCTACATCTCGCCGCACGCCTATGTGCGCGGGCATGTCACCATCGGCGCCGACTCCAGTGTCTGGCCGATGGCCGTCATTCGCGGCGACGAGGGCGAGATCCGCATCGGCGCGCGTACCAACGTGCAGGACGGCTGCGTGCTGCATGCCGATCCCGACGCCTACCTAACGATTGGCGACGATGTGACGCTTGGCCACGGTGCGATCGTCCATGGCTGTACCATCGAGGATTTCGTGCTGATCGGCATGGGCGCAGTTGTGCTCAACCACGCGCGCATCGGGACAGGATCGATCATCGGCGCGCGGGCGCTGGTGCCGGAAGGAATGGTCGTGCCGCCCGGCTCGCTGGTGCTGGGTGTGCCCGGTACGATCCGCCCACTACGGCCGGAACAGCGCGAGCGCATCGCGCGACCGGCGCGGAATTATGTGGCGCTAAAGGCGTTGTATCTGGAGCGGGGCGACTCATAG
- a CDS encoding tetratricopeptide repeat protein, whose product MATDIAAWLMSEETKEQEMVCSTRLLSGAAALALLALLLLLVVGAWLILSQSQRTQDAANAQTWRCIHETTRAIQRAPSDATQYINRGLCYKDVGMYDQAVQDLTTAMRLQPQSADALKNRAIAYEQWGKLPEALADYERFLAWIADMPTERRARERREIGQKVQAIRAQLAEQ is encoded by the coding sequence GTGGCAACGGACATAGCCGCCTGGTTGATGTCGGAGGAAACGAAGGAGCAGGAGATGGTATGCAGTACGCGTCTTCTCAGCGGAGCCGCTGCGTTGGCCCTACTGGCCCTTTTGCTATTGCTGGTTGTCGGCGCTTGGCTGATCCTGTCGCAGTCTCAGCGCACCCAGGACGCTGCCAACGCCCAAACTTGGCGCTGCATCCATGAGACGACGCGCGCCATTCAGCGTGCACCGTCGGACGCCACCCAGTACATAAACCGTGGCCTATGCTACAAGGATGTTGGCATGTATGACCAGGCTGTGCAGGATCTCACGACTGCGATGCGTCTCCAGCCCCAGTCAGCCGACGCCTTGAAGAACCGCGCGATTGCCTACGAGCAGTGGGGCAAACTACCTGAGGCGTTGGCCGACTATGAACGCTTCCTTGCGTGGATTGCCGATATGCCGACGGAGCGCCGCGCGCGCGAGCGCCGGGAGATTGGACAGAAGGTCCAGGCAATCCGCGCACAACTCGCTGAGCAATAA